The Aggregicoccus sp. 17bor-14 genome window below encodes:
- the hemW gene encoding radical SAM family heme chaperone HemW, which translates to MAPSPAPFSAPVDPYTGMSAARFGLYLHFPYCLAKCPYCDFAVAVARELPEERYAKAVLAELELRLQAEPHLRGRPLESVFLGGGTPSLWHPRYVQRVLEGLHARLPLAPGLEVTLEANPTVADAERYAGYRAAGVNRLSLGVQSFQPETLKALGRDHDAAQAEGAFRKARAAGFPSVSLDFIYGVHGQSLAQARADAEHAAALEPEHLSTYALTVEREELAEDTPLAKQLARGQLHLPEDDVVVQMAAAVREAYARRGLSRYEVSNHARAGHESRHNALYWTGGEYLALGVGATGMLHAPGSGGLAGSRYTNLRSPEQYLRAVEAGRLPEASREALGARELFEERFAMALRLRSGVQWEPLLRAYGEDPAAREAELGRLVAHGLATLREGRLTLTDAGADVHSEVCARLI; encoded by the coding sequence ATGGCCCCTTCTCCGGCTCCCTTCTCGGCACCGGTCGACCCCTACACCGGGATGTCGGCCGCCCGCTTCGGGCTCTACCTGCACTTCCCCTACTGCCTGGCGAAGTGCCCGTACTGCGACTTCGCCGTGGCGGTGGCGCGCGAGCTGCCCGAGGAGCGCTACGCGAAGGCGGTGCTCGCGGAGCTGGAGCTGCGGCTGCAGGCCGAGCCGCACCTGCGCGGCCGCCCGCTCGAGTCGGTGTTCCTGGGCGGCGGCACGCCCTCGCTGTGGCACCCGCGCTACGTGCAGCGCGTGCTCGAGGGGCTGCACGCGCGGCTGCCGCTCGCGCCCGGCCTGGAGGTGACGCTGGAGGCGAACCCCACCGTCGCGGACGCCGAGCGCTACGCGGGCTACCGCGCGGCCGGGGTGAACCGGCTGTCGCTGGGCGTGCAGTCCTTCCAGCCCGAGACGCTGAAGGCCCTGGGCCGCGACCACGACGCCGCGCAGGCGGAGGGAGCCTTCCGCAAGGCGCGCGCCGCGGGCTTTCCCAGCGTGAGCCTGGACTTCATCTACGGGGTGCACGGCCAGAGCCTCGCGCAGGCGCGGGCGGACGCAGAACACGCCGCGGCGCTCGAGCCCGAGCACCTGTCCACCTACGCGCTGACGGTGGAGCGCGAGGAGCTCGCCGAGGACACGCCGCTCGCCAAGCAGCTCGCGCGCGGCCAGCTGCACCTGCCCGAGGACGACGTGGTGGTGCAGATGGCCGCGGCCGTGCGCGAGGCCTACGCCCGGCGCGGCCTCTCGCGCTACGAGGTGTCCAACCACGCGCGGGCAGGGCACGAGAGCCGGCACAACGCGCTGTACTGGACGGGTGGCGAGTACCTCGCGCTGGGCGTGGGGGCCACCGGCATGCTGCACGCGCCTGGCAGCGGCGGGCTCGCCGGCAGCCGCTATACGAACCTGCGCAGCCCCGAGCAGTACCTGCGGGCGGTGGAGGCGGGGCGCCTGCCCGAGGCCTCGCGCGAGGCGCTCGGCGCGCGCGAGCTCTTCGAGGAGCGCTTCGCCATGGCGCTGCGGCTGCGCTCGGGGGTGCAGTGGGAGCCCCTGCTGCGCGCCTACGGCGAGGACCCCGCGGCGCGCGAGGCGGAGCTGGGGCGTCTGGTGGCGCACGGGCTCGCTACGCTAAGAGAGGGGCGCCTCACCCTCACCGACGCCGGCGCGGACGTGCACTCGGAAGTGTGCGCGCGCCTCATCTAG
- a CDS encoding TetR/AcrR family transcriptional regulator, with amino-acid sequence MPQVLKDDVRERILASALEAFAAQGYLGATMAGIAQRAGLGTASLYRYYPGKEELLDAVVTPALAERFEALLERRVKALAQLALSHPAPPPDDEGDQMLRFWVEHRLAVVVLLDRAEGTPYAPFGERFVQLLVSATLAQLRASQPGLRVSPAARFVLTRIFENTRRMLAAILEAHPDERALREAIAGFWSYQIPGLRGFAAWLGVRVS; translated from the coding sequence ATGCCCCAGGTCCTCAAAGACGACGTGCGCGAGCGCATCCTCGCCTCGGCGCTCGAGGCCTTCGCGGCCCAGGGCTACCTGGGCGCGACGATGGCGGGCATCGCCCAGCGCGCGGGGCTGGGCACCGCGAGCCTGTACCGCTACTACCCGGGCAAGGAGGAGCTGCTGGATGCCGTCGTGACGCCCGCGCTGGCCGAGCGCTTCGAGGCGCTGCTCGAGCGCCGCGTGAAGGCGCTCGCCCAGCTCGCGCTCTCGCACCCGGCGCCGCCGCCGGACGACGAGGGCGACCAGATGCTGCGCTTCTGGGTGGAGCACCGGCTCGCGGTGGTGGTGCTGCTGGACCGCGCCGAGGGCACCCCGTACGCGCCCTTCGGCGAGCGCTTCGTGCAGCTGCTCGTCTCCGCCACGCTCGCGCAGCTGCGCGCCTCGCAGCCGGGCCTGCGGGTGAGCCCCGCGGCGCGCTTCGTGCTCACGCGCATCTTCGAGAACACGCGGCGCATGCTGGCGGCCATCCTCGAGGCCCACCCGGACGAGCGCGCGCTGCGCGAGGCCATCGCGGGCTTCTGGAGCTACCAGATTCCAGGCCTGCGCGGCTTCGCCGCCTGGCTCGGCGTGCGCGTGAGCTGA
- a CDS encoding tetratricopeptide repeat protein, translated as MTLDTALFPPPAQLLKQREGSLEELPLPLLLHALMLEERTCTLELKRRQLEKRITFEDGSPVACASNLLHETLGKFLVEKGRLSEADYQKALSESVQSGLQMGELLVKKGLIAPFDLYKQLQANLALKILDTFRWTDARFRLIADVEAPATSVRMNSAQLVLTGVSSFMPFDAVATHFTFTDERRFAQVPGAREAAEGLKLSAKDARLFQALRAEPTFAELLERTGLDTETVLRRLYALCILGVAGFADALPAPAPRAPAAAAEPPPPPSPAPAAAPAPGPRGVPFADEDEAVRNALMSAFLQHRSQDPFGLLEVPEDVQAVPLRRAFLALAERFSPLRFATAELREKAEALLAAYARAYGALSDVDQAALWRKRRAAAREKQAQAASRPSTAEQFRIRTDLLDGRTQFEEGRKRLEAGNFPGAFEYFEYACDIEPRSVHRAFRAWARYLLKPEAHGRLVLGELGELTREDPTCEDALFFLGEVARGESQWAQAEEAYRKAFKLNPKNRRYVELIQETGKRR; from the coding sequence GTGACTCTGGACACCGCCCTCTTCCCCCCGCCCGCGCAGCTGCTCAAGCAGCGCGAGGGCTCGCTCGAGGAGCTGCCGCTGCCCTTGCTCCTGCACGCGCTGATGCTGGAGGAGCGCACCTGCACCCTGGAGCTCAAGCGCCGCCAGCTCGAGAAGCGCATCACCTTCGAGGACGGCAGCCCCGTGGCCTGCGCGTCCAACCTGCTGCACGAGACGCTGGGCAAGTTCCTCGTGGAGAAGGGGCGCCTGAGCGAGGCGGACTACCAGAAGGCGCTCTCCGAGAGCGTGCAGAGCGGCCTGCAGATGGGCGAGCTGCTGGTGAAGAAGGGGCTCATCGCGCCCTTCGATCTCTACAAGCAGCTGCAGGCGAACCTCGCCCTGAAGATCCTGGACACCTTCCGCTGGACGGACGCGCGCTTCCGCCTCATCGCGGACGTGGAGGCCCCCGCCACCAGCGTGCGCATGAACAGCGCCCAGCTGGTGCTCACCGGCGTGAGCAGCTTCATGCCCTTCGACGCGGTGGCCACCCACTTCACCTTCACCGACGAGCGCCGCTTCGCCCAGGTGCCCGGCGCCCGCGAGGCCGCCGAGGGACTCAAGCTGAGCGCGAAGGACGCGCGGCTCTTCCAGGCCCTGCGCGCCGAGCCCACCTTCGCCGAGCTGCTCGAGCGCACCGGCCTGGACACGGAGACCGTGCTGCGCCGCCTCTACGCCCTGTGCATCCTGGGCGTGGCGGGCTTCGCGGACGCGCTGCCCGCCCCTGCGCCTCGCGCCCCGGCCGCCGCCGCCGAGCCGCCGCCGCCCCCGAGCCCCGCGCCCGCGGCAGCGCCTGCGCCGGGCCCCAGGGGCGTGCCCTTCGCGGACGAGGACGAGGCGGTGCGCAACGCGCTGATGAGCGCCTTCCTGCAGCACCGCAGCCAGGACCCCTTCGGCCTGCTGGAGGTGCCCGAGGACGTGCAGGCGGTGCCGCTGCGCCGCGCCTTCCTCGCGCTCGCCGAGCGCTTCAGCCCGCTGCGCTTCGCCACCGCGGAGCTGCGCGAGAAGGCCGAGGCGCTGCTCGCCGCGTACGCGCGCGCCTACGGCGCCCTGAGCGACGTGGACCAGGCCGCGCTCTGGCGCAAGCGCCGCGCCGCCGCGCGCGAGAAGCAGGCCCAGGCCGCGAGCCGCCCCAGCACCGCGGAGCAGTTCCGCATCCGCACCGACCTGCTGGACGGGCGCACCCAGTTCGAGGAGGGCCGCAAGCGCCTCGAGGCGGGCAACTTCCCCGGCGCCTTCGAGTACTTCGAGTACGCGTGCGACATCGAGCCGCGCAGCGTGCACCGCGCCTTCCGCGCCTGGGCGCGCTACCTGCTCAAGCCCGAGGCGCACGGCCGGCTCGTGCTCGGCGAGCTGGGCGAGCTCACCCGCGAGGACCCCACCTGCGAGGACGCGCTGTTCTTCCTCGGCGAGGTGGCGCGCGGCGAGTCGCAGTGGGCCCAGGCCGAGGAGGCCTACCGCAAGGCCTTCAAGCTCAACCCCAAGAACCGCCGCTACGTGGAGCTCATCCAGGAGACGGGCAAGCGGCGGTAG
- a CDS encoding amidase family protein, whose amino-acid sequence MAKLGGLSRLDGVAQAELVAKGEVSAAELLEACAERLAALEPLLHTVVTLDLERARGVRPAAGPFSGVPFLVKDVTPYPGLRWGLGSRLFAKNLAAPPTPYAARIDAAGLVTVGKSATSELGMLGSTETLAEGVTHNPWDLSLSASGSSGGAAAAVAAGLVPFAHASDGGGSVRIPASVCGLFGLKPSRGRCVPASLGPSDFGALVSEHCVSRSVRDSALFLSLTEDREGPLAPLGFVREPLRRRLRIGTWTRTLMGEEPTPEVRRAYDEAVALCTELGHEVQPVVPPDIDGAALRDGFFLMGGAAVAGVVQMMGQMRGAPVQRGELEPFTWALVEELQRLGPDALPTARAAFAACAERYLAAVKGFEVILTPTLATAPWRLGHLSPVLPREELLRRTAASVGYTPIHNIAGLPGMSVPLHWTPEGLPIGTHFAAGLGEERLLLELAYQLEEARPWHHRWAPFSYPRLFER is encoded by the coding sequence ATGGCGAAGCTCGGTGGTCTCTCGCGCCTGGACGGCGTGGCGCAGGCGGAACTCGTGGCAAAGGGCGAGGTCAGTGCGGCGGAGCTCCTGGAGGCGTGCGCGGAGCGCCTCGCAGCGCTCGAGCCGCTCTTGCACACGGTGGTGACGCTGGACCTCGAGCGCGCGCGCGGCGTGCGGCCCGCGGCGGGGCCCTTCTCGGGCGTGCCCTTCCTGGTGAAGGACGTGACGCCGTACCCCGGCCTGCGCTGGGGTCTCGGCTCGCGGCTCTTCGCGAAGAACCTGGCCGCGCCCCCCACGCCCTACGCCGCTCGAATCGACGCGGCGGGCCTGGTGACGGTCGGCAAGAGCGCGACGTCGGAGCTGGGCATGCTGGGCAGCACCGAGACGCTCGCAGAGGGCGTCACCCACAACCCGTGGGACCTGTCCCTCTCGGCCTCGGGCTCCTCGGGAGGCGCGGCGGCCGCCGTGGCCGCGGGGCTGGTGCCCTTCGCGCACGCGAGCGACGGCGGGGGCTCGGTGCGCATCCCCGCCTCGGTGTGCGGCCTGTTCGGGCTCAAGCCGAGCCGCGGCCGCTGCGTGCCGGCGAGCCTCGGGCCCTCCGACTTCGGCGCGCTGGTGAGCGAGCACTGCGTGAGCCGCTCGGTGCGAGACAGCGCGCTCTTCCTCTCCCTCACCGAGGACCGCGAGGGGCCGCTCGCGCCGTTGGGCTTCGTGCGCGAGCCGCTGCGCCGCAGGCTTCGCATCGGGACCTGGACGCGCACGCTGATGGGCGAGGAGCCCACGCCCGAGGTGCGCCGGGCCTACGACGAGGCGGTGGCGCTGTGCACGGAGCTCGGCCACGAGGTGCAGCCCGTGGTGCCTCCGGACATCGACGGGGCGGCGCTGAGGGACGGCTTCTTCCTCATGGGCGGCGCGGCGGTCGCCGGCGTGGTGCAGATGATGGGGCAGATGCGCGGAGCGCCCGTGCAGCGCGGGGAGCTCGAGCCCTTCACCTGGGCGCTGGTGGAGGAGCTGCAGCGCCTCGGGCCGGACGCCCTGCCCACGGCGCGCGCCGCCTTCGCCGCCTGCGCCGAGCGCTACCTCGCGGCGGTGAAGGGCTTCGAAGTCATCCTCACCCCCACGCTGGCCACCGCGCCCTGGCGCCTCGGCCACCTCTCGCCCGTGCTGCCGCGCGAGGAGCTGCTGCGCCGCACGGCGGCGAGCGTGGGCTACACGCCCATCCACAACATCGCGGGCCTGCCGGGGATGAGCGTGCCGCTGCACTGGACGCCCGAGGGGCTGCCCATCGGCACGCACTTCGCGGCGGGCCTGGGTGAGGAGCGCCTGCTGCTGGAGCTCGCGTACCAGCTGGAGGAGGCGCGCCCGTGGCATCATCGCTGGGCCCCCTTCTCCTACCCCCGCCTCTTCGAGCGCTGA
- a CDS encoding phytoene desaturase family protein, whose amino-acid sequence MHTQYDAVVVGAGFGGLGAALALARQGARVALCETLAYPGGCASTFRRDGYAFESGATLFSGLSEAQLFGRWVAELGLDVQLDWPDPLVELRTPSLVLPVHRDKARFVAELERLPGAPVPGLRRFFRLQEQVAGALWPLFDDPTLLPPLTLPALLRHSARAFQYAPLLRWMGRPLAAVLAHCGLEGFRPLRTFLDALCQITVQCPAGEAEAPFALAAMDYYWRGTGHVRGGIGRLAEALVGAVRASGSEVLLANRVRALAPEPGGGWRVHTRRGELRARQVVANVLPQGLLRLLPESGEKAEGAARLRTMARGVEEGWGAAMLYLVAAAPAGASPGPHHLELVQDEGAPFVEGNHLFASVSGAEDPGRAPAGLRTLTVSTHVPLRALRTLDAAAQGAYVARVQARMREGLERLAPEWMADVRHVLTASPRTFARFTQREGGAVGGVPRRAGLHQYRALSPRPVRPGLWLVGDSVFPGQSTLATALGGVRTAAALLARG is encoded by the coding sequence GTGCACACCCAGTACGACGCAGTGGTGGTGGGGGCGGGGTTCGGAGGCTTGGGGGCCGCGCTGGCGCTCGCCCGCCAGGGTGCCCGGGTGGCCCTGTGCGAGACGCTCGCGTACCCCGGGGGCTGCGCCTCCACCTTCCGAAGGGACGGCTACGCCTTCGAGTCCGGCGCCACGCTCTTCTCCGGACTCTCCGAGGCGCAGCTGTTCGGCCGCTGGGTGGCGGAGCTGGGGCTGGACGTGCAGCTGGACTGGCCGGACCCGCTGGTGGAGCTGCGCACCCCGTCCCTCGTGCTCCCGGTGCACCGCGACAAGGCGCGCTTCGTCGCCGAGCTCGAGAGGCTCCCCGGGGCGCCGGTGCCCGGCCTGCGCCGCTTCTTCCGCCTCCAGGAGCAGGTGGCCGGGGCGCTGTGGCCGCTCTTCGACGACCCCACGCTGCTGCCGCCGCTGACCCTCCCCGCCCTGCTGCGCCACTCGGCGCGCGCCTTCCAGTACGCGCCCCTCTTGCGCTGGATGGGCCGCCCGCTCGCCGCGGTGCTCGCGCACTGCGGGCTCGAGGGCTTCCGGCCGCTTCGCACCTTCCTCGATGCGCTGTGCCAGATCACCGTGCAGTGCCCGGCCGGCGAAGCCGAGGCCCCCTTCGCGCTCGCCGCGATGGACTACTACTGGCGGGGCACGGGCCACGTGCGCGGCGGCATCGGCCGGCTCGCGGAGGCGCTGGTGGGGGCGGTGCGCGCGAGCGGCAGCGAGGTGCTGCTCGCGAACCGGGTGCGCGCGCTCGCGCCCGAGCCGGGCGGAGGCTGGCGCGTGCACACCCGCCGCGGCGAGCTGCGCGCGCGCCAGGTGGTGGCCAACGTGCTGCCGCAGGGGCTGTTGCGCCTGCTGCCGGAGAGCGGGGAGAAGGCCGAGGGCGCGGCGCGGCTGCGCACGATGGCGCGCGGCGTGGAGGAGGGGTGGGGCGCCGCGATGCTCTACCTCGTCGCGGCCGCGCCCGCGGGCGCTTCCCCGGGGCCGCACCACCTGGAGCTGGTGCAGGACGAGGGCGCCCCCTTCGTCGAGGGCAACCACCTCTTCGCCTCGGTGAGCGGCGCCGAGGACCCGGGCCGCGCCCCCGCGGGCCTGCGCACCCTCACCGTGTCCACGCACGTGCCCTTGCGCGCGCTGCGCACGCTGGATGCGGCGGCGCAGGGCGCGTACGTGGCGCGGGTGCAGGCGCGGATGCGCGAGGGGCTCGAGCGCCTCGCCCCCGAGTGGATGGCGGACGTGCGCCACGTGCTCACCGCGAGCCCGCGCACCTTCGCGCGCTTCACCCAGCGCGAGGGCGGCGCGGTGGGAGGGGTGCCGCGGCGCGCGGGGCTGCACCAGTACCGCGCGCTCTCGCCCAGGCCCGTGAGGCCGGGGCTGTGGCTGGTGGGCGACTCGGTGTTCCCCGGGCAGAGCACGCTGGCCACGGCGCTGGGCGGCGTGCGCACGGCCGCGGCGCTGCTCGCGCGCGGCTAG
- a CDS encoding ATP-binding protein codes for MHRPTPLRLEWFAAAFGLLMGLTMVYVPYAFTASAFRAVYPHVRPLGACFLVGATAVIVTLLYPGRRAWVAAGARALLLAPLAAYWWWVAVGGGGRTGILIYPLMAAGLVVEALPGWRRRSLLRPFLCAVAAAFGANMALRPGDYGATMYGGLRAVMQPLGLCFLAVALLLGASQLRPALPARRAGALALGLLGVLFAVLATALGRGGAWTGMELYALLSLTCALELLGPGWLPRPSGVRWRLLRGITLAAVLPLLALGGLAIGVSQRAIERELHAQARLAASAEAAWLDQGVRGARALLAAEAASPQLVREVLARDTAALQRRLARLEANGGMVDVFTVMDAEGHFVGASPRVGSVSGNFADRDYFRQAVRPDSVFISEPLMAAVGHPFVVLSVPVFHEGRRVAVLTGGLALERLAHASSLASGRYRVQVLDVRDGRVLRDTGSGALLALPRLPAPLRAAEGGSSEAFGEGERLLLQASARAAEAPWVAVTTTELQSAYAPITRLGLSVVLIALGVGALAVVLAHWVGRDMASRVEALRDAVAAFERGPLEQHPLPPRGDDELAQLTEGFNQMVARIAHSQAELRDAVAVREQFLSVASHELRTPLTPLRMGLELLLRQAEAAQGAEPERARTLLQRSLRQVDRLTRLVGDMLDVTRLQAGRFTLQPREVDLAALAHEAVERVRLSPAGASAQLSLELPAGPLVGRWDEQRLEQVLTNLLENGLRYSPAPARLGVRLRAEGDSALLEVQDEGIGVPPESLGRLFTPFFRADNAARHHAGGVGLGLAICREIVERHGGRIEAHSAGVGQGTLFRVRLPTGLAAGEQLRAG; via the coding sequence ATGCACCGCCCCACCCCCCTGAGGCTCGAGTGGTTCGCCGCGGCCTTCGGGCTGCTGATGGGGCTCACCATGGTGTACGTGCCCTACGCGTTCACCGCGAGCGCGTTCCGGGCGGTGTACCCGCACGTGCGGCCGCTGGGCGCGTGCTTCCTGGTGGGCGCGACGGCGGTGATCGTCACGCTGCTGTACCCGGGGCGGCGGGCGTGGGTCGCCGCCGGCGCGCGCGCGCTGCTGCTCGCGCCGCTCGCGGCGTACTGGTGGTGGGTGGCGGTGGGCGGCGGCGGCAGGACCGGCATCTTGATCTACCCGCTCATGGCCGCGGGCCTGGTCGTGGAGGCCCTGCCGGGCTGGCGCCGGCGCAGCCTCTTGCGGCCCTTCCTCTGCGCGGTCGCGGCCGCCTTCGGGGCGAACATGGCGCTGCGCCCGGGCGACTACGGGGCCACCATGTACGGGGGCTTGCGCGCGGTGATGCAGCCGCTGGGGCTGTGCTTCCTCGCGGTCGCGCTGCTGCTGGGCGCCTCCCAGCTGCGCCCCGCGCTGCCCGCGCGGCGCGCCGGGGCGCTCGCCCTGGGGCTGCTCGGCGTGCTCTTCGCGGTGCTGGCCACGGCGCTCGGCCGGGGCGGCGCCTGGACGGGCATGGAGCTGTACGCCCTGCTCAGCCTGACCTGCGCGCTGGAGTTGCTGGGCCCCGGCTGGCTGCCGCGCCCCTCCGGGGTGCGCTGGCGCCTCTTGCGCGGCATCACCCTGGCCGCCGTGCTGCCGCTGCTCGCGCTGGGCGGGCTCGCCATCGGCGTCTCGCAGCGCGCCATCGAGCGGGAGCTGCACGCGCAGGCGCGCCTGGCGGCCTCCGCCGAGGCGGCGTGGCTGGACCAGGGCGTTCGCGGGGCGCGCGCGCTGCTCGCCGCGGAGGCGGCGTCCCCCCAGCTCGTGCGGGAGGTGCTCGCGCGGGACACGGCCGCGCTGCAGCGCAGGCTCGCGCGCCTGGAGGCGAACGGCGGAATGGTGGACGTGTTCACCGTGATGGACGCCGAGGGCCACTTCGTGGGCGCCTCGCCCCGGGTGGGCAGCGTGAGCGGCAACTTCGCGGACCGCGACTACTTCCGCCAGGCAGTGCGGCCCGACTCGGTCTTCATCTCCGAGCCGCTGATGGCGGCGGTGGGCCACCCCTTCGTCGTGCTCTCCGTGCCCGTGTTCCACGAGGGCCGGCGCGTGGCGGTGCTCACCGGCGGCCTCGCGCTGGAGCGCCTCGCCCACGCCTCCTCGCTGGCCTCGGGGCGCTACCGGGTGCAGGTGCTGGACGTGCGCGACGGGCGCGTGCTGCGCGATACGGGGAGCGGCGCGCTGCTGGCGCTGCCCCGGCTGCCGGCGCCGCTGCGCGCGGCGGAAGGGGGCTCGAGCGAGGCCTTCGGCGAGGGCGAGCGACTGCTGCTGCAGGCCTCCGCGCGCGCCGCCGAGGCGCCGTGGGTGGCGGTGACCACCACCGAGCTGCAGAGCGCGTACGCGCCCATCACGCGCCTGGGGCTCTCGGTGGTGCTCATCGCGCTGGGGGTGGGCGCGCTCGCGGTGGTGCTCGCGCACTGGGTGGGCCGGGACATGGCCAGCCGCGTGGAGGCGCTGCGCGACGCGGTGGCCGCCTTCGAGCGCGGGCCGCTCGAGCAGCACCCGCTGCCGCCGCGCGGCGACGACGAGCTCGCGCAGCTCACCGAGGGCTTCAACCAGATGGTGGCGCGCATCGCGCACAGCCAGGCCGAGCTGCGGGACGCGGTGGCCGTGCGCGAGCAGTTCCTGAGCGTGGCGAGCCACGAGCTGCGCACCCCGCTCACCCCCCTGCGCATGGGGCTGGAGCTGCTGCTGCGCCAGGCGGAGGCCGCGCAGGGCGCCGAGCCCGAGCGCGCGCGCACCCTGCTGCAGCGCAGCCTTCGCCAGGTGGACCGCCTCACCCGCCTGGTGGGGGACATGCTGGACGTCACCCGCCTGCAGGCGGGCCGCTTCACCCTGCAGCCGCGCGAGGTGGACCTCGCGGCGCTCGCGCACGAGGCGGTGGAGCGCGTGCGCCTGTCACCCGCGGGCGCCTCGGCGCAGCTCTCGCTCGAGCTGCCGGCGGGGCCGCTGGTGGGCCGCTGGGACGAGCAGCGCCTGGAGCAGGTGCTCACCAACCTGCTGGAGAACGGCCTGCGCTACTCGCCCGCGCCGGCGCGCCTCGGCGTGCGGCTGCGCGCCGAGGGCGACAGCGCGCTGCTCGAGGTGCAGGACGAAGGCATCGGCGTGCCGCCCGAGAGCCTCGGCCGGCTCTTCACCCCCTTCTTCCGCGCGGACAACGCCGCGCGCCACCACGCGGGCGGCGTGGGGCTGGGGCTCGCCATCTGCCGGGAGATCGTCGAGCGGCACGGCGGCCGCATCGAGGCGCACAGCGCCGGGGTCGGGCAGGGCACGCTGTTTCGCGTGCGGCTGCCCACCGGGCTCGCCGCCGGCGAGCAGCTGCGCGCAGGCTAG
- a CDS encoding ABC transporter substrate-binding protein, which produces MRQPLRLLLPLCLLLCACERKVQESPRQTSGGSSGAQGASGSGPILLGSVGSLTGPEATFGVTVRDGIALAVEEANAQGGVKGRPLAVRFYDSQGKPEESSAAVTRLISQDHVSVILGEVSSSNSLVIADAAQAAHVPMVTPAATHPDVTKKGDYIFRVCFIDPFQGEVMAKFARENLKLSRVAILQDDKNAYSLGLARVFDEAFRRLGGEVVARASYQKGDTDFRAPLTQLRKARPEALYVPGFYSEVGVIARQARELGFTEPLLGGDGWESDHLLELAGNALEGSYYSAHYALDNPAPALQRFVAAYRKRYGVVPEAGAALGYDAARVAIAALSRAPSLDGPAVRDALASTRNFVGAAGTLSLDANRNAVKPAVILEVEGTRRRFVTTVAP; this is translated from the coding sequence ATGCGCCAGCCCCTCCGACTCCTGCTCCCGCTGTGCCTGCTGCTGTGCGCCTGCGAGCGCAAGGTGCAGGAGTCTCCTCGGCAAACCTCCGGAGGCTCCTCCGGAGCCCAGGGCGCGTCCGGCTCGGGGCCCATCCTGCTCGGCTCGGTGGGCAGTCTCACGGGCCCCGAGGCCACCTTCGGCGTCACGGTGCGCGACGGCATCGCGCTCGCCGTGGAGGAGGCCAACGCGCAAGGGGGCGTGAAGGGGCGGCCGCTCGCGGTGCGCTTCTACGACAGCCAGGGCAAGCCCGAGGAGTCCTCCGCGGCCGTCACCCGGCTCATCTCGCAGGACCACGTGAGCGTCATCCTCGGCGAGGTCTCCTCGTCCAACTCGCTGGTCATCGCGGACGCGGCGCAGGCGGCGCACGTGCCCATGGTGACGCCCGCCGCCACGCACCCGGACGTGACGAAGAAGGGCGACTACATCTTCCGCGTCTGCTTCATCGACCCCTTCCAGGGCGAGGTGATGGCGAAGTTCGCGCGCGAGAACCTGAAGCTGTCCCGCGTCGCCATCCTCCAGGACGACAAGAACGCGTACTCGCTGGGGCTCGCCCGCGTCTTCGACGAGGCCTTCCGGAGGCTCGGCGGCGAGGTGGTGGCGCGCGCGAGCTACCAGAAGGGGGACACGGACTTCCGCGCGCCCCTCACACAGCTGCGCAAGGCGCGCCCCGAGGCGCTCTACGTGCCGGGCTTCTACAGCGAGGTGGGCGTCATCGCGCGCCAGGCGCGCGAGCTGGGCTTCACCGAGCCGCTGCTCGGCGGCGACGGGTGGGAGAGCGACCACCTGCTGGAGCTCGCGGGCAACGCGCTCGAGGGCAGCTATTACTCAGCGCACTACGCGCTGGACAACCCGGCGCCCGCGCTGCAGCGCTTCGTGGCGGCGTACCGCAAGCGCTACGGGGTGGTGCCCGAGGCGGGCGCCGCGCTCGGCTACGACGCGGCGCGGGTGGCCATCGCCGCGCTCTCGCGCGCGCCCTCGCTGGACGGTCCCGCGGTGCGCGACGCGCTCGCGAGCACGCGCAACTTCGTGGGCGCCGCGGGCACGCTGTCCCTGGATGCGAACCGCAACGCGGTGAAGCCCGCCGTCATCCTCGAGGTCGAGGGCACCCGGCGCCGCTTCGTCACCACCGTGGCGCCCTGA
- a CDS encoding phospholipase D-like domain-containing protein, translating into MRTLQAELLSGSALHREVIQEKLAHARESVLISTANLKAMYVELDGRFKPVLALFDRLAKRGVELRLLHAELPSRPFREAFDARTRLVRGGLQLKVCPRVHFKAVIVDGAWAYLGSANLTGAGLGAKGEAKRNFELGFVTEDFDVVDRATALFESVWSGAECRGCGLVKLCPDPILPPALREGPRRGSGVRLGRSRRLRR; encoded by the coding sequence ATGCGCACGCTGCAAGCCGAGCTGTTGAGTGGGAGCGCCCTGCACCGGGAGGTCATCCAGGAGAAGCTCGCGCACGCGCGCGAGTCGGTGCTCATCTCCACCGCGAACCTCAAGGCGATGTACGTAGAGCTGGACGGGCGCTTCAAGCCGGTGCTCGCGCTCTTCGACCGGCTCGCCAAGCGCGGCGTGGAGCTGCGCCTGCTGCACGCGGAGCTGCCCAGCCGCCCCTTCCGCGAGGCCTTCGACGCGCGCACGCGCCTGGTGAGGGGCGGGCTGCAGCTCAAGGTGTGTCCGCGCGTGCACTTCAAGGCCGTCATCGTGGACGGCGCCTGGGCCTACCTGGGCAGCGCCAACCTCACCGGCGCGGGCCTGGGCGCCAAGGGCGAGGCGAAGCGCAACTTCGAGCTGGGCTTCGTCACCGAGGACTTCGACGTGGTGGACCGCGCCACCGCGCTCTTCGAGAGCGTGTGGAGCGGCGCCGAGTGCCGCGGCTGCGGCCTGGTGAAGCTGTGCCCGGACCCCATCCTGCCGCCCGCGCTGCGCGAGGGACCCCGGAGAGGGAGCGGCGTGCGGCTGGGGCGCTCGCGACGGCTGCGGCGTTAG